In the Sarcophilus harrisii chromosome 1, mSarHar1.11, whole genome shotgun sequence genome, one interval contains:
- the LOC105749606 gene encoding uncharacterized protein LOC105749606 has protein sequence MATPGRKRKANFSNDETETLVWNVVRHFGALYGAEALRTHSAHRNQLWGQIQSRVNFLGYTERSVEDLKHKWRDLRLDVKRKLTSKKGPPSSCGPQKARLTPLEKMVASTFTQASPEAEPEAFFDPEPGLESPMSPALQNGMMVSYDEEDEDTQAAPDHIKEGEEEEEERHGMWLLRHCSSRASLSSLPEELGEGPPGWAAPAVVSDLSQVLSPSQLPPPSLEDEDRGDGSGRGRPRRLNWEKLEDTAPRSPLFREDSLPSSASPSGEPLRGGVSCSRSAREAWRTNLHRLLDLEEQWDQLYHQELGVWQEERAQQREERARDRELQSRLLSVLTDIRDELRYLRQERAFARRSQAMAASATANVTQSLSPPLACPTPLSGTSPHSGASFLGTGFSGPPLAGTGRGESGVLGHGGRPPRRGRGRPRGSTSKHKRL, from the exons ATGGCGACCCCTGGTCGGAAGCGAAAAGCCAACTTCTCGAATGATGAGACGGAGACGCTGGTGTGGAATGTGGTTCGGCACTTTGGGGCCTTGTATGGGGCCGAGGCCCTGCGCACCCATTCTGCCCACCGCAACCAGCTGTGGGGCCAGATCCAGAGCCGGGTGAACTTCCTGGGTTACACCGAGCGCTCTGTGGAAGACCTGAAGCACAAGTGGCGGGACCTACGGCTGGACGTCAAGCGGAAGCTCACCTCCAAGAAGGGCCCCCCCAGCAGCTGTGGCCCCCAGAAGGCCCGCCTCACACCCTTGGAGAAGATGGTGGCCTCCACCTTCACCCAGGCCAGCCCTGAGGCAGAACCTGAGGCCTTCTTTGACCCTG AGCCTGGTCTTGAGTCCCCCATGTCTCCAGCCCTACAAAACGGCATGATGGTCTCCTATGATGAGGAGGATGAAGATACCCAGGCTGCACCTGACCACAtcaaggaaggagaggaggaggaagaggagagacacGGCATGTGGCTGCTCCGGCACTGCAGCTCCAGGGCCTCCCTCAGCTCCCTTCCCGAGGAGCTGGGGGAAGGCCCCCCAGGCTGGGCTGCCCCTGCTGTGGTCAGCGACCTCAGCCAGGTCCTCAGCCCCTCCCAGCTGCCCCCGCCTTCGCTGGAAGATGAAGACAGAGGGGATGGCAGTGGCAGGGGCAGACCTCGGCGTCTGAACTGGGAAAAGCTGGAGGATACGGCCCCCCGTTCCCCACTGTTCCGGGaggattctcttccttcctctgccTCGCCGAGCGGCGAGCCCCTCAGGGGGGGTGTGAGCTGTTCCCGGAGCGCTCGGGAGGCCTGGCGGACTAACCTGCATCGGCTCTTGGACCTGGAAGAGCAGTGGGACCAGCTGTACCATCAGGAGCTGGGGGTTTGGCAGGAAGAGCGGGCCCAGCAGCGGGAGGAGAGGGCCCGAGACCGGGAGCTGCAGTCCCGCCTCCTCAGCGTCCTCACAGACATAAGGGATGAACTCCGCTACTTGCGCCAAGAGAGGGCCTTTGCCCGCAGGAGCCAAGCCATGGCAGCATCTGCCACTGCCAACGTCACCCAGAGCCTCTCCCCACCCCTAGCCTGTCCCACCCCCCTCTCAGGGACCTCCCCACATTCTGGGGCCTCCTTCCTGGGGACTGGCTTCTCAGGCCCTCCCCTTGCTGGCACAGGCCGGGGGGAGTCTGGAGTTCTGGGCCACGGTGGAAGGCCACCACGTCGAGGCCGAGGAAGACCCAGGGGCTCCACGTCAAAACACAAAAGGCTCTAG